Proteins encoded together in one Benincasa hispida cultivar B227 chromosome 1, ASM972705v1, whole genome shotgun sequence window:
- the LOC120092467 gene encoding probable hydroxyacylglutathione hydrolase 2, chloroplastic produces the protein MQMMLSKASSAMAALPCTRVRSVCVWPSVKQLSFRKDLLYGVMRLLSTPLKTLRGASRSLKVAQFCSVVNMSSTLQIELVPCLRDNYAYLLHDVDTGTVGVVDPSEALPVIDALSKKNRNLTYILNTHHHHDHTGGNEELKARYGAKVIGSGIDSDRIPGIDITLKDGDKWMFAGHEVHVMETPGHTRGHISFYFPGSAAIFTGDTLFSLSCGKLFEGTPEQMLSSLKKITSLPDDTNIFCGHEYTLSNSKFAMSIEPKNEALKSYATQVANLRSKGLPTIPTTLKMEKLCNPFLRTSSTEIRQSLKVQKSADDAEVLGIIRRAKDNF, from the exons ATGCAGATGATGCTCTCCAAGGCCTCCTCCGCCATGGCCGCTTTGCCTTGCACTAGG GTTAGAAGCGTATGTGTCTGGCCGAGCGTGAAACAACTTTCCTTTAGAAAGGACCTTTTATATGGGGTTATGCGACTTTTATCTACTCCATTGAAAACGTTGCGTGGAGCTAGTCGTTCACTTAAAGTTGCTCAGTTCTGCAGTGTCGTCAATATGTCCTCCACTTTGCAAATTGAACTG GTACCTTGTCTTCGTGACAACTATGCATATCTCTTACATGATGTTGATACGGGCACGGTCGGTGTTGTTGATCCATCTGAAGCTCTACCAGTTATCGATGCTTTAAGCAAGAAAAACAGAAATTTGACATATATACTTAATACTCATCATCATCATGATCACACCGGTGGGAATGAAGAATTAAAAGCAAGGTACGGAGCAAAG GTGATTGGCTCTGGAATAGATAGCGATAGAATTCCTGGAATTGACATAACTTTAAAAGATGGAGACAAGTGGATGTTTGCTGGCCATGAAGTGCATGTAATGGAAACTCCTGGTCATACTCGAG GTCATATTAGTTTCTACTTCCCTGGATCTGCAGCAATATTTACTGGAGATACTTTATTCAGCTTATCTTGTGGCAAGCTTTTTGAAGGAACTCCTGAACAG ATGCTATCTTCCCTTAAAAAGATCACTTCTCTGCCAGATGATACAAACATATTTTGCGGTCATGAATATACTCTG AGTAACTCTAAGTTTGCTATGTCCATTGAACCTAAGAACGAGGCTCTCAAATCTTATGCAACCCAGGTTGCCAATCTACGAAGCAAGGGCTTGCCAACG ATTCCGACAACATTAAAGATGGAGAAATTGTGCAATCCATTCCTCCGTACTTCGAGTACCGAAATTCGGCAGtcattaaaagttcaaaaatcagCCGATGATGCAGAGGTATTGGGTATCATTCGCAGAGCTAAGGATAATTTTTAG